In one window of Miscanthus floridulus cultivar M001 chromosome 12, ASM1932011v1, whole genome shotgun sequence DNA:
- the LOC136498158 gene encoding ethylene-responsive transcription factor ERF027-like, whose amino-acid sequence MSDRGGPASPRSGRHPFYRGIRSRSGKWVSEIREPRKTRRIWLGTFPTPEMAAVAYDVAARALRGPDAALNFPHLAASRPAPASTSADDIRAAAAEAAASLLQPQEQQQQQQPADHQPAARGGAPGPGIAPAAAGTAQQQTCGSSAAAAQQEGGSSAGNPYFLDEEALFETPQYLRNMAAGMMMSPPRFGHNSSDDSPDHPSSSDAGDSLWSYRDP is encoded by the coding sequence ATGTCTGACCGCGGTGGGCCGGCGTCGCCGCGGTCGGGGAGGCACCCCTTCTACCGCGGCATCCGGAGCCGCAGCGGCAAGTGGGTGTCGGAGATCCGGGAGCCGAGGAAGACGCGCCGCATCTGGCTCGGCACGTTCCCGACGCCCGAGATGGCCGCCGTGGCGTACGACGTGGCCGCGCGCGCGCTGCGCGGGCCCGACGCGGCGCTCAACTTCCCGCACCTGGCCGCGTCGCGCCCCGCGCCGGCGTCCACCTCCGCGGACGACATCCGCGCCGCGGCCGCGGAGGCCGCCGCGTCGCTGCTGCAGccgcaggagcagcagcagcagcagcagcccgccGATCACCAGCCGGCGGCccgtggcggcgctcctggacccGGCATTGCTCCCGCGGCGGCTGGAACAGCGCAGCAGCAGACCTGcggcagcagcgccgccgcggcGCAGCAGGAAGGCGGTAGCAGCGCTGGGAACCCCTACTTCCTGGACGAGGAGGCGCTGTTCGAGACGCCGCAGTACCTGCGCAACATGGCCGCGGGGATGATGATGAGCCCCCCGAGGTTCGGCCACAACTCGTCGGACGACTCGCCGGACCACCCGTCGTCGTCAGATGCCGGGGACAGCCTCTGGAGCTACCGTGATCCGTAG